One genomic window of Columba livia isolate bColLiv1 breed racing homer chromosome 9, bColLiv1.pat.W.v2, whole genome shotgun sequence includes the following:
- the TFRC gene encoding transferrin receptor protein 1 codes for MDHARAVISNLFSGEPMSYTRFSIARQTEGDNSHVEMKLSADDEDGGEPGRPEHLHAIMSPPPRSGRNRCFLVIAAVLLLLIGFLIGYLSYRGRMQKAGRCLDGSGKCEVTPTASYLADDDETEEEEVPGPPVLYWPDLRDLLSDKLSVERLEVNLRQRANKYSFEAGDTEDQSTANYIHDQFTRFLLDEVWNDEHYIKLQVKGSSNNKVSVVEDGKEEELESPDAYVAYSKTGSVVGKPVYVNYGLKADFQRVQKLDVSLNETIIIFRAGKITLAEKVANAKEVGAVGALMYLDPSDYRNTDALVPFGHAHLGTGDPFTPGFPSFNHTQFPPVESSGLPRIAVQTVSSQAVDRLFSKMGGKECPLEWKGGVMGCKVMPERTTNVTVKLTVNNVMADRKILNIFGAIKGLEEPDRYVVIGAQRDSWGPGAAKAGVGTAILLELARVISDMVKKDGYKPRRSIIFASWSAGEYGAVGATEWLEGYSATLHTKAFTYINLDAAVLGSKHMKISASPLLYTLLERTMKGVKDPGKGTGNLYDRVGTDWVKTVVPLGLDNAAFPFLAFSGIPVVSFGFYNKDEEYAFLGTTQDTVANLKTTGNLYGLMRAAAEVAGQIALRLTHDHELFLDFERYAEELLAFQEKFFPYGQDVKTLGLTLKWLYFARGDFQRATNALRRDIANSDRENRIVRRALNDRIMKVEYDFLSPYLSPKDVPFRHIFFGKGSHTLQSLLENLEQLRANKESVDVNMLKEQLALATWTIKGAANALVGDIWDTDNEF; via the exons ATGGACCATGCCAGAGCGGTGATCTCTAACTTG TTCAGTGGTGAGCCGATGTCATACACACGCTTCAGCATTGCCCGGCAAACAGAGGGAGACAACAGCCACGTGGAGATGAAGCTGTCTGCTGACGATGAGGATGGAGGGGAGCctgggagaccagagcacctgcATGCCATCATGTCTCCTCCTCCTCGGAGTGGCAGGAACCGCTGCTTCCTAGTCATTGCAGCCGTCCTCCTCCTTTTGATTG GGTTTCTGATCGGCTACTTGAGTTATCGTGGACGAATGCAGAAGGCTGGCAGGTGTCTGGATGGAAGTGGCAAGTGTGAGGTGACTCCTACTGCGTCTTACCTAGCGGATGATGATgaaactgaggaagaagaggttCCTGGACCACCTGTCCTCTACTGGCCCGATCTCAGAGATCTGTTGTCAGATAAACTGTCAGTTGAACGCCTTGAGGTCAACCTGAG GCAAAGAGCAAATAAGTACTCTTTTGAAGCTGGGGACACTGAAGATCAGAGCACTGCCAACTACATTCATGACCAGTTCACCAGATTCCTCTTGGATGAAGTGTGGAACGACGAGCACTACATTAAGCTGCAGGTCAAAGGCAG TAGCAACAACAAAGTGTCTGTTGTGGAAGATGGTAAGGAAGAGGAACTGGAGAGTCCTGATGCGTATGTGGCGTACAGCAAGACTGGCTCAGTTGTT GGCAAACCAGTGTATGTGAACTATGGACTGAAAGCTGATTTTCAGAGGGTACAGAAGCTGGATGTGTCACTGAATGAAACTATAATTATcttcagagctggaaaaataaccCTGGCTGAGAAG GTCGCAAATGCCAAAGAGGTAGGAGCAGTTGGTGCCTTGATGTACCTGGATCCCTCCGATTACAGGAACACAGATGCACTTGTCCCCTTTGGACAT GCCCACCTTGGAACTGGAGACCCCTTCACCCCAGGCTTCCCTTCTTTCAACCACACCCAGTTCCCACCAGTGGAATCTTCTGGGCTACCTCGCATTGCTGTTCAGACTGTCTCTAGCCAAGCAGTTGACAGGCTGTTCAG caaAATGGGTGGAAAGGAATGCCCTTTGGAGTGGAAAGGTGGGGTCATGGGATGTAAGGTGATGCCGGAGAGGACAACCAACGTGACGGTGAAACTGACTGTGAACAACGTTATGGCGGACAGGAAGATTCTGAACATCTTTGGTGCTATCAAGGGACTTGAAGAACCAG ATCGGTATGTTGTTATCGGAGCCCAGAGAGATTCCTGGGGCCCAGGAGCAGCCAAGGCTGGTGTTGGAACTGCCATATTATTGGAACTTGCCCGTGTGATCTCGGACATGGTGAAAAAAG ATGGCTACAAACCAAGGCGCAGCATCATCTTCGCTAGCTGGAGTGCAGGAGAGTATGGAGCTGTGGGTGCTACTGAATGGCTGGAG gggTACTCTGCCACGCTGCATACCAAAGCCTTCACTTACATTAACTTGGATGCTGCAGTCCTAG GCTCCAAACACATGAAGATTTCTGCCAGCCCGCTGCTCTACACATTACTGGAGAGAACTATGAAGGGG GTGAAGGACCCAGGAAAGGGTACAGGAAACCTTTATGACAGAGTTGGCACTGACTGGGTAAAAACAGT cgtTCCCCTTGGTCTGGATAATGCAGCATTCCCTTTTCTGGCCTTCTCAGGAATCCCCGTGGTTTCCTTTGGTTTCTACAAT AAGGATGAGGAGTACGCTTTCTTGGGCACTACTCAGGACACTGTGGCCAACCTGAAGACAACTGGTAACTTGTATGGTCTTATGCGTGCTGCTGCAGAAGTTGCTGGACAAATAGCTCTCAGGCTGACCCACGATCATGAGCTCTTCCTCGACTTTGAGAGATACGCTGAAGAACTGCTAGCATTTCAGGAGAAGTTTTTTCCCTATGGTCAGGATGTGAAG ACGCTGGGACTGACCTTGAAGTGGCTGTATTTTGCCCGTGGTGACTTCCAGCGAGCTACAAATGCACTGAGAAGAGACATTGCAAACAGTGACAGGGAAAACAGGATTGTCCGCAGAGCCCTGAATGACAGGATCATGAAG GTGGAGTATGACTTCCTCTCCCCATACCTCTCACCAAAAGATGTTCCCTTTCGCCACATCTTCTTCGGCAAAGGCTCCCACACCCTGCAGAGTCTGCTGGAGAACCTGGAGCAGCTGAGAGCCAACAAGGAGAGCGTGGACGTGAACATGCTGAAAGAGCAGCTGGCCCTGGCGACCTGGACCATTAAAGGGGCAGCCAATGCCTTAGTGGGTGATATCTGGGATACAGACAACGAATTCTAG